A DNA window from Halomicrobium mukohataei DSM 12286 contains the following coding sequences:
- the polX gene encoding DNA polymerase/3'-5' exonuclease PolX yields MSRNDEIARQFEAFADLLDAKGVDYKPRAYRRAAENIREYPQAVEGLAQEGEDAVGEIDGVGDAIASKVVEYVDTGHIEELEALREEYPLDMAAITSVEGVGPKTAGTLYEELGIETLDDLESAAEAGDIQTVKGFGAKTEQNILDGIDFAREAHERQLLGDARPNGERVVEYLDTVDAIASVELAGSLRRWRATIGDVDVLVGSDDAERVVAAFADWPEADSVIEAGDTKASLRADGVRIDLRVVVPEEFGAALQYFTGSKAHNVAVRNRAIERDLKVNEYGIFDVAGVEDDDQRAGERIGGETEASVYEPLEMDWVPPELRENRGEIEAAVEGDLPDLVETSDIRGDLHTHTSWSDGRATIVEMIEGAAAFGHDYLAITDHATGPGMVGGVGLDDEQLRDQLAEIRAAADEAGIDVFAGVEANVAADGQVSVADDLLSDLDLVVASPHAALDGDGTERLIAAAKHPAVDIVGHPTGRYLNRRPGLDVDVSRLATVAADHGTALEINADPARLDLAGSAVKTAIEVGATIAIDTDAHSPAGFDSLRYGVHTGRRGWAEPVDVLNAWNVDDVRSFLH; encoded by the coding sequence ATGAGTCGTAACGACGAGATCGCCCGGCAGTTCGAGGCCTTCGCCGACCTGCTGGACGCGAAGGGCGTCGACTACAAGCCACGCGCGTACCGCCGCGCCGCGGAGAACATCCGCGAGTACCCACAGGCAGTGGAGGGCCTCGCCCAAGAGGGCGAGGACGCCGTCGGCGAGATCGACGGCGTCGGCGACGCCATCGCGAGCAAGGTCGTCGAGTACGTCGACACCGGCCACATCGAGGAACTGGAGGCGCTGCGCGAGGAGTACCCCCTCGACATGGCGGCGATCACCAGCGTCGAGGGCGTCGGCCCCAAGACCGCCGGGACGCTGTACGAGGAACTGGGGATCGAGACGCTCGACGACCTCGAATCGGCCGCCGAGGCCGGCGACATCCAGACGGTGAAGGGGTTCGGAGCCAAGACCGAGCAGAACATCCTCGACGGGATCGACTTCGCCCGCGAGGCCCACGAACGGCAGTTGCTCGGGGACGCCCGCCCCAACGGCGAGCGCGTCGTCGAGTACCTCGACACCGTCGACGCAATCGCGTCGGTCGAGCTCGCGGGCTCGCTGCGACGCTGGCGGGCGACGATCGGCGACGTGGACGTGCTGGTCGGCAGCGACGACGCCGAGCGGGTCGTCGCGGCGTTCGCCGACTGGCCCGAGGCCGACAGCGTCATCGAGGCCGGCGACACGAAGGCCAGCCTGCGGGCCGACGGCGTCCGGATCGATCTGCGCGTCGTCGTCCCCGAGGAGTTCGGGGCCGCCCTCCAGTATTTCACCGGGAGCAAGGCCCACAACGTCGCCGTCCGGAACCGCGCGATCGAACGGGACCTGAAGGTCAACGAGTACGGCATCTTCGACGTGGCCGGCGTCGAAGACGACGACCAGCGGGCCGGCGAGCGGATCGGCGGCGAGACCGAGGCGTCGGTGTACGAGCCGCTGGAGATGGACTGGGTTCCCCCGGAACTGCGAGAGAACCGCGGCGAGATCGAGGCCGCCGTCGAAGGGGACCTGCCGGACCTCGTCGAGACGAGCGATATTCGCGGGGACCTCCACACGCACACGTCCTGGTCGGACGGCCGCGCCACCATCGTGGAGATGATCGAGGGGGCGGCCGCCTTCGGCCACGACTACCTCGCGATCACGGACCACGCCACCGGGCCGGGGATGGTCGGCGGCGTCGGCCTCGACGACGAGCAACTGCGCGACCAGCTCGCCGAGATCCGGGCGGCGGCCGACGAGGCGGGGATCGACGTGTTCGCGGGCGTCGAGGCCAACGTCGCGGCCGACGGCCAGGTGTCGGTCGCCGACGACCTGCTGTCCGACCTCGACCTCGTGGTTGCCTCGCCCCACGCCGCGCTCGACGGCGACGGCACCGAGCGGTTGATCGCGGCGGCAAAACACCCAGCCGTCGACATCGTCGGCCACCCGACCGGTCGCTACCTCAACCGCCGTCCGGGCCTCGACGTGGACGTATCCCGGCTGGCGACGGTCGCCGCCGACCACGGCACGGCACTGGAGATCAACGCCGACCCGGCGCGACTGGACCTCGCTGGCAGCGCCGTCAAGACGGCGATCGAAGTCGGCGCGACCATCGCTATCGACACCGACGCACACTCGCCGGCCGGCTTCGACAGCCTCAGGTACGGCGTCCACACCGGCCGGCGGGGCTGGGCCGAGCCCGTTGACGTACTCAACGCCTGGAACGTCGACGACGTGCGGTCGTTCCTCCACTGA
- a CDS encoding Mut7-C RNAse domain-containing protein: MTDLLLDVMCGTLATYLRMCGYDAAYALDRDIAPDAPDEALLVLARREGRRIVTRDRDLASRSPDAILLDGRAIETQLSELSDAGFELAVDDEPAYCGDCNGRLDAVDADRSTPDYAPKPDETDVWRCRACGQHFWRGSHWDDVAETIAEIED, from the coding sequence ATGACCGACCTCCTGCTCGACGTGATGTGCGGGACGCTCGCGACGTACCTGCGCATGTGTGGCTACGACGCCGCCTACGCGCTCGACCGGGACATCGCCCCGGACGCGCCGGACGAGGCGCTCCTCGTCCTGGCCCGACGCGAAGGGCGACGGATCGTCACCAGGGATCGCGACCTCGCGAGCCGGAGTCCCGACGCGATCTTGCTCGACGGCCGGGCGATCGAGACACAGCTCTCGGAGCTGTCGGACGCGGGCTTCGAACTCGCCGTCGACGACGAACCCGCGTACTGTGGCGACTGCAACGGCCGACTGGACGCCGTCGACGCCGACCGCTCGACGCCCGACTACGCACCGAAGCCCGACGAGACGGACGTGTGGCGCTGTCGAGCCTGCGGACAGCACTTCTGGCGAGGGAGCCACTGGGACGACGTGGCCGAGACGATCGCCGAGATCGAGGACTAA
- a CDS encoding DUF7123 family protein: MSTTATTADTRLSEKQRRILEFLRDNADTQTYFKSRLIGNELGLSAKEVGTNMTAIEDGEFDIDIEKWGYSSATTWKVTC; encoded by the coding sequence ATGAGCACGACAGCGACGACGGCCGACACGCGCCTCTCGGAGAAACAGCGCCGCATCCTCGAGTTCCTGCGAGACAACGCCGACACACAGACGTACTTCAAGTCCCGGCTCATCGGCAACGAACTCGGTCTCTCCGCGAAAGAAGTCGGGACGAACATGACGGCCATCGAAGACGGCGAGTTCGACATCGACATCGAGAAGTGGGGCTACTCCTCGGCGACGACGTGGAAGGTCACCTGCTGA
- a CDS encoding winged helix-turn-helix transcriptional regulator produces the protein MGGDGPVDESKRATLRRFAALGAAGPLARFSDSDGDSESDAREAIAGYVSTTPGAHFSKIRDDLQLGTGESQHHLRQLAEDGRIDSYRDGDYRRFFAAGQFSEREMVVLSYLRRETPRGMLVALLRDPSATGGDLAATLDVSRPTVSKYASELESVGLLSRDDGYAVEEPETVLTLLVRYADSFGEHAATLATEAADLVSYDPE, from the coding sequence ATGGGTGGGGATGGTCCGGTCGACGAATCGAAGCGTGCGACGCTGCGCCGGTTCGCCGCGCTCGGTGCGGCGGGTCCGCTGGCGCGCTTCTCTGACAGCGACGGGGACTCCGAGAGCGACGCCCGTGAAGCGATCGCGGGCTACGTTTCGACGACGCCCGGCGCGCACTTCTCGAAGATCAGAGACGACCTCCAGCTCGGGACCGGCGAGAGCCAGCATCACCTCCGGCAACTGGCCGAGGACGGACGGATCGACAGCTACCGCGACGGCGACTACCGGCGGTTTTTCGCGGCCGGACAGTTCTCCGAGCGGGAGATGGTCGTGTTGAGCTATCTCCGCCGCGAGACGCCGCGTGGGATGCTCGTCGCGCTGCTGAGAGATCCGTCGGCCACGGGCGGGGACCTGGCGGCGACGCTGGACGTGTCTCGGCCGACCGTCAGCAAGTACGCGAGCGAACTGGAGAGTGTGGGACTGCTCTCGCGAGACGACGGCTACGCGGTCGAAGAGCCAGAGACCGTCCTGACGCTGCTCGTTCGCTACGCGGACTCCTTCGGTGAGCACGCGGCCACGCTCGCCACCGAGGCGGCGGATCTCGTCTCGTACGATCCGGAGTGA
- a CDS encoding SPFH domain-containing protein, which produces MLPSVVLQGGGLLFVAVVFLLLAVALVYSSIVIIRPYQQGAYTVLGSYRGLLDQGIHFIYPFVSDVTRFDMRTQTLDVPRQEAITRDNSPVTADAVVYIKVMDPKKAFLEVENYERATSNLAQTTLRAVLGDMELDDTLNKRGEINSRIRQELDEPTDEWGIRVESVEVREVNPSKDVQRAMEQQTSAERKRRAMILEAQGERRSAVETAEGDKQSNIIRAQGEKQSQILEAQGDAISTVLRAKSAESMGERAIIDKGMETLEGIGGSESTTFILPQELTSLVGRYGKHLTGSDVKENGHVLEGLEFDEEAREMLGLDDIEKILGQIDAEADVDVEEMEQQAQKIKHGEDSGIVDANEAIEEMDQEFGDGGNAPGDGSTDEDDL; this is translated from the coding sequence ATGCTTCCAAGTGTCGTCCTCCAAGGAGGGGGACTCCTGTTCGTCGCAGTGGTCTTCCTCCTGCTCGCCGTCGCACTGGTGTATTCGAGCATCGTCATCATCCGCCCGTACCAGCAGGGTGCGTACACGGTCCTCGGTTCGTATCGTGGCCTCCTCGATCAGGGGATCCACTTCATCTACCCGTTCGTGTCGGACGTGACGCGGTTCGACATGCGAACCCAGACACTCGACGTGCCCCGGCAGGAAGCGATCACCCGGGACAACTCCCCGGTGACCGCCGACGCCGTCGTCTACATCAAGGTGATGGACCCGAAGAAGGCGTTCCTCGAGGTCGAGAACTACGAGCGAGCCACGTCGAACCTCGCCCAGACGACGCTGCGGGCCGTACTGGGTGACATGGAACTGGACGACACGCTGAACAAGCGCGGCGAGATCAACTCCCGCATCCGCCAGGAACTGGACGAACCCACCGACGAGTGGGGGATCCGCGTCGAGTCTGTCGAGGTCCGCGAGGTCAACCCCTCGAAGGACGTCCAGCGGGCCATGGAGCAACAGACCTCCGCGGAGCGGAAACGCCGTGCCATGATCCTGGAAGCCCAGGGTGAACGGCGCTCCGCCGTCGAGACGGCGGAAGGTGACAAGCAGTCCAACATCATCCGCGCACAGGGTGAGAAGCAGAGCCAGATCCTCGAGGCGCAGGGTGACGCGATTTCGACGGTGCTACGCGCGAAATCCGCCGAGTCGATGGGCGAACGCGCGATTATCGACAAGGGCATGGAGACGCTGGAAGGGATCGGCGGCAGCGAGTCGACGACCTTCATCCTGCCCCAGGAGCTCACGTCACTGGTGGGCCGGTACGGCAAGCACCTCACCGGCTCGGACGTGAAGGAGAACGGCCACGTGCTGGAGGGTCTGGAGTTCGACGAGGAGGCCCGCGAGATGCTCGGCCTCGACGACATCGAGAAGATCCTCGGTCAGATCGACGCGGAGGCCGACGTCGACGTCGAGGAGATGGAACAGCAGGCCCAGAAGATCAAACACGGCGAAGACTCGGGTATCGTCGACGCCAACGAGGCTATCGAGGAGATGGACCAGGAGTTCGGTGACGGTGGCAACGCCCCTGGCGACGGTAGCACCGACGAAGACGACCTGTAG
- a CDS encoding NfeD family protein yields MSLLSESLSTLLFVGGALLLVAEAVAPGAHFFVLGVALLTAGVVGLFSPVGGALGILVLAAAVLVATGLTLWGYRRLDIYDGEGSAQTLDSNSLRGKFGRVTERVTQTDGEVKLQDAGFNPYYQARSVDGEIEEGAEVMVVDPGGGNVVTVEAVSGGDAIDRQLETDREQSVTDAEPEREFDPDAESDAA; encoded by the coding sequence ATGTCTCTGCTCAGCGAATCGCTCTCGACGCTCCTCTTCGTCGGAGGGGCCCTGTTGCTCGTCGCCGAAGCGGTCGCTCCGGGCGCACACTTCTTCGTTCTGGGCGTCGCGCTCCTGACGGCGGGCGTCGTCGGGCTCTTCTCGCCGGTCGGGGGGGCGCTCGGGATTCTCGTGCTCGCCGCCGCCGTCCTCGTGGCCACCGGTCTGACCCTGTGGGGGTACCGTCGCCTCGACATCTACGACGGCGAAGGCTCTGCACAGACGCTCGACTCGAACTCGCTGCGGGGCAAGTTCGGCCGCGTCACCGAGCGAGTCACCCAGACCGACGGGGAAGTGAAGCTTCAGGACGCCGGCTTCAACCCCTACTACCAGGCTCGCAGCGTCGACGGTGAGATCGAAGAGGGCGCGGAAGTGATGGTCGTCGATCCCGGCGGCGGCAACGTCGTCACCGTCGAGGCCGTCTCGGGCGGTGACGCGATCGACCGACAGCTCGAAACCGACCGCGAACAGTCAGTGACCGACGCCGAACCGGAACGCGAGTTCGACCCAGACGCCGAGTCCGACGCCGCCTGA
- a CDS encoding DUF7312 domain-containing protein has translation MANDADSDDWKFSVDEVGPDAETATNGHDEAVELSSEDVPEPLVDESESDAGGNVAGSLLSAGPIEPEAASRENALFVVLGVYLAVFGFAAMLSPGFVSSLQNVLVLGGGLLAVALLSFGFFGLLTPET, from the coding sequence ATGGCAAACGACGCCGACTCCGACGACTGGAAGTTCTCGGTCGACGAGGTCGGCCCCGACGCGGAGACCGCGACGAACGGCCACGACGAGGCGGTCGAGCTGTCGAGTGAGGACGTACCGGAACCGCTGGTCGACGAGAGCGAGTCCGACGCTGGCGGCAACGTCGCCGGGAGTCTGCTGTCGGCCGGGCCGATCGAACCCGAGGCGGCGAGCCGCGAGAACGCTCTCTTCGTCGTTCTCGGCGTCTACCTCGCGGTGTTCGGGTTCGCGGCCATGCTCTCACCCGGCTTCGTCTCGTCGCTCCAGAACGTGCTCGTACTCGGCGGCGGACTCCTCGCCGTCGCTCTGCTGTCTTTCGGCTTCTTCGGACTCCTGACCCCGGAGACTTAA
- the metG gene encoding methionine--tRNA ligase, with protein MSDQQFPTDNPAVVTVGLPYANGDLHVGHLRGYVNGDVYARALRRVGQQTAFVCGSDMHGTPIVVNAGEEGVDPEAYALEYHETYAETFPQFNVEFDNYGHTHDDTNQELTQEFVRSWVEQDHVYEKEIQVGYDPEADQWLPDRLVEGTCPYCGERARGDECDEGCQRHLEPGEIEDPVSTRTGNPAEYRTREHKFLRLNDFQEYLQGFLDRLDGTDNAQNQPREWVEGDLQDLCITRDIDWGVDYPTDADDEETEEDLVLYVWVDAPIEYVASTKQYTERVGEDTYDWESVWKLGGEERHGTDWDDDWTDEAGEIVHVIGRDIIQHHAVFWPAMLRGAGYNEPRAILATGFVNIDGNSLSTSRNRAVWADEYLDAGFHPDLFRYYIVSGSGIETDVDFSWDRFAERVNGELVGNVGNFLYRSLLFAKRNYGGTPDTEISDDVRERIEDAIETFEDAVDDYELRALADVGVELADFGNEYIQRNEPWNLVDDDPERAQQVIRDCVQLSKAVAVLLQPVLPEKAERIWGQLGEQGSVADVPLDAALATPPADFDEPTELFSQVEDDHIEGLNDQLQRRVEAASDDEGDEDDEGDETVELEPLEDERIGFEAFEGVDMRVGQIVAAEDIADSDNLLELEVDIGIETRQVVAGLKGLHDVDELPGTRVVLLANMEKAELFGRESNGMILAAGDDADLLTTHEDSPLGTRIH; from the coding sequence ATGAGCGACCAGCAGTTCCCCACCGACAATCCCGCAGTGGTGACGGTCGGGTTGCCCTACGCGAACGGCGACCTGCACGTCGGCCACCTGCGTGGCTACGTCAACGGCGACGTGTACGCTCGCGCGCTCCGGCGCGTCGGCCAACAGACCGCGTTCGTCTGTGGCTCGGACATGCACGGCACGCCGATCGTCGTCAACGCGGGCGAGGAGGGCGTCGATCCCGAGGCGTACGCGCTGGAGTACCACGAGACCTACGCCGAGACCTTCCCGCAGTTCAACGTCGAGTTCGACAACTACGGTCACACCCACGACGACACGAACCAGGAACTCACACAGGAGTTCGTCCGCTCGTGGGTCGAGCAGGACCACGTCTACGAGAAGGAGATCCAGGTGGGCTACGACCCCGAAGCCGACCAGTGGCTCCCGGACCGCCTCGTCGAGGGCACCTGCCCGTACTGCGGCGAACGGGCGCGTGGCGACGAGTGCGACGAGGGGTGTCAGCGCCACCTCGAACCCGGCGAGATCGAGGACCCCGTCTCGACGCGGACGGGCAACCCCGCCGAGTACCGCACCCGCGAACACAAGTTCCTGCGCCTGAACGACTTCCAGGAGTACCTCCAGGGCTTTCTCGACCGCCTCGACGGCACCGACAACGCACAGAACCAGCCCCGCGAGTGGGTCGAGGGCGACCTGCAGGACCTCTGTATCACGCGGGACATCGACTGGGGGGTCGACTATCCGACAGACGCAGACGACGAGGAGACCGAGGAGGACCTCGTGCTGTACGTCTGGGTCGACGCCCCGATCGAGTACGTCGCCTCCACGAAGCAGTACACCGAGCGGGTCGGCGAGGACACCTACGACTGGGAGTCCGTCTGGAAGCTCGGCGGCGAGGAACGTCACGGCACCGACTGGGACGACGACTGGACCGACGAGGCCGGCGAGATCGTCCACGTGATCGGCCGGGACATCATCCAGCACCATGCCGTCTTCTGGCCGGCCATGCTCCGGGGTGCGGGCTACAACGAACCCCGCGCGATCCTCGCGACCGGGTTCGTCAACATCGACGGCAACTCCCTCTCGACCTCCCGGAACCGCGCGGTGTGGGCCGACGAGTACCTCGACGCGGGCTTTCACCCCGACCTGTTCCGCTACTACATCGTCTCCGGGTCGGGCATCGAGACCGACGTGGACTTCTCGTGGGACCGCTTCGCCGAGCGAGTCAACGGCGAACTCGTCGGCAACGTCGGGAACTTCCTCTACCGGTCGCTGCTGTTCGCGAAGCGCAACTACGGCGGCACGCCCGACACCGAGATCAGCGACGACGTGCGCGAGCGCATCGAGGACGCCATCGAGACCTTCGAGGACGCGGTCGACGACTACGAACTGCGAGCCCTCGCCGACGTGGGCGTCGAACTCGCCGACTTCGGCAACGAGTACATCCAGCGCAACGAGCCCTGGAACCTCGTCGACGACGATCCGGAGCGGGCCCAGCAGGTGATCCGGGACTGCGTCCAGCTCTCGAAGGCCGTCGCAGTTCTGCTCCAGCCGGTGCTGCCGGAGAAGGCCGAACGCATCTGGGGACAGCTCGGCGAACAGGGCTCCGTGGCTGATGTCCCGCTCGACGCCGCACTGGCGACGCCGCCCGCCGACTTCGACGAGCCGACGGAGCTGTTCAGTCAGGTCGAGGACGACCACATCGAGGGGCTGAACGATCAGCTCCAGCGCCGCGTCGAGGCGGCCAGTGACGACGAGGGCGACGAGGACGACGAGGGCGACGAGACGGTCGAACTCGAACCGCTCGAAGACGAGCGCATCGGCTTCGAGGCGTTCGAGGGCGTCGACATGCGCGTCGGCCAGATCGTCGCCGCCGAGGACATCGCCGACTCCGACAACCTCCTCGAACTCGAGGTCGACATCGGGATCGAGACCCGCCAGGTCGTGGCCGGCCTGAAGGGGCTCCACGACGTGGACGAGCTCCCCGGAACGCGGGTCGTCCTCCTCGCCAACATGGAGAAAGCGGAGCTGTTCGGGCGCGAATCCAACGGGATGATCCTCGCGGCCGGCGACGACGCCGACCTGCTGACGACTCACGAGGACTCGCCACTGGGCACCCGTATCCACTGA
- a CDS encoding YqaA family protein: MVFDGFVLFLSECGTATDPTGLEEAVCTATGPFGLLIIAVYSFLIAFLLPFPSEVVLAPSGTLRLGLSEPATIAVIIVVSGAGKALGSIFAFHIGQETKEYGPLLSLLERSRFDILGWSERKTVSIAKKYGYAGLALALCVPFFPDTISIYAFSILEDDYLKFATATFFGSAGRLVVTIGLAAGFFTIF, translated from the coding sequence GTGGTGTTCGATGGGTTCGTACTGTTTCTGTCTGAATGCGGAACAGCGACAGATCCGACGGGACTCGAAGAGGCGGTCTGTACGGCGACCGGGCCGTTCGGACTGCTGATCATCGCCGTCTACTCGTTCCTGATCGCGTTCCTGTTGCCGTTCCCGAGCGAGGTCGTCCTGGCTCCCAGCGGGACGCTGCGCCTCGGCCTCTCGGAACCGGCGACGATCGCCGTCATCATCGTCGTCAGCGGGGCGGGCAAGGCGCTGGGTAGTATCTTTGCTTTCCACATCGGCCAAGAGACCAAAGAGTACGGGCCACTGCTCTCTCTGCTGGAGCGGTCCCGGTTCGACATTCTGGGCTGGTCCGAACGCAAGACGGTCTCGATCGCCAAGAAGTACGGCTACGCCGGCCTCGCGCTGGCGCTGTGTGTGCCTTTCTTCCCCGACACGATCTCGATCTACGCGTTCTCGATCCTCGAAGACGACTACCTCAAGTTCGCGACTGCCACCTTCTTCGGTAGCGCCGGTCGGCTGGTCGTGACGATCGGGCTCGCCGCGGGCTTTTTCACGATCTTCTGA
- the mfnA gene encoding tyrosine decarboxylase MfnA — translation MQRAEPQSFERVLSSMCTEPHPTARKAAERFLATNPGDPGTYETVADLEREAVERLGTIAGLGDPAGYVTSGGTEANVQAIRIARNRGDTDDPNVVAPEHAHFSFTKAAELLGVELRTAPATDYRADMDAMTHLADDDTVAVVGVAGTTEYGYVDPIPAVADLADAVGALCHVDAAWGGFYLPFTDHDWHFGHADVDTLTIDPHKVGQAAVPAGGLLARSPDLLDELAIDTPYLESRSQVTLTGTRSGAGVASAVAAMDALWRDGYRETYERAMGNAEWLAEQLDVRGHDVIGPELPLVAADLSIPMTTELRDRGWRVSKTGSGEMRVVCMPHVTRSMLRSFVADLDWY, via the coding sequence ATGCAGCGGGCCGAGCCCCAGTCGTTCGAACGTGTCCTCTCGTCGATGTGTACCGAACCTCATCCGACGGCTCGGAAGGCGGCCGAGCGGTTCCTCGCGACGAATCCCGGCGATCCGGGCACCTACGAGACGGTCGCCGACCTCGAACGCGAGGCCGTCGAGCGACTGGGAACGATCGCCGGCCTCGGCGATCCCGCGGGCTACGTCACCAGCGGCGGCACCGAGGCGAACGTGCAGGCGATCCGGATCGCGCGCAACCGCGGCGACACCGACGACCCCAACGTCGTCGCGCCGGAACACGCTCACTTCTCGTTTACCAAGGCCGCGGAGCTGCTCGGCGTCGAGCTTCGGACCGCGCCCGCGACCGACTACCGGGCGGACATGGACGCCATGACCCACCTCGCGGACGACGACACTGTCGCCGTCGTCGGCGTGGCCGGCACCACCGAGTACGGCTACGTCGATCCGATCCCGGCGGTCGCCGACCTCGCAGACGCGGTCGGCGCGCTCTGTCACGTCGACGCGGCGTGGGGCGGCTTCTACCTCCCCTTTACCGACCACGACTGGCACTTCGGACACGCCGACGTCGACACGCTGACGATCGACCCACACAAGGTGGGGCAGGCCGCAGTGCCGGCGGGCGGACTGCTCGCGCGCTCGCCCGATCTCCTCGACGAGCTGGCGATCGATACGCCGTATCTTGAATCGCGGAGTCAGGTCACGCTGACCGGGACGCGCTCCGGGGCCGGCGTCGCCAGCGCCGTCGCCGCCATGGACGCCCTCTGGCGGGATGGCTACCGCGAGACCTACGAGCGGGCGATGGGCAACGCCGAGTGGCTCGCCGAACAACTCGACGTGCGGGGCCACGACGTGATCGGTCCCGAACTGCCACTCGTCGCGGCGGACCTCTCGATCCCGATGACGACGGAGCTACGCGACCGCGGCTGGCGGGTCTCCAAGACCGGCAGCGGCGAGATGCGCGTCGTCTGTATGCCCCATGTCACCCGCTCGATGCTGCGCTCTTTCGTCGCCGATCTGGACTGGTACTGA
- a CDS encoding RAD55 family ATPase, whose product MDDLSPPEAKSVSAGVEYVPFGIPGLDGAVRGIPTGSAVLLAGAPDAGSHAFLYTSLASLALAKHEPALYPRRLGDAREAIPERVSYVSLTHDREHIYSELDAVLDSEQFEILTDHLTVADFSQQFLSAVDVPASLYDQRREDVPAPTEDDDSGVAGLLDDVTLPDERSTETDDADDVSALLDEISEYVADSGDDAILVIDGLSDLLLATNFGLDRSAVLGFLLGLREAVVGWDGIAYVVYERRAADVRSDPDIHGLLHGSVFFYSNDQGHDTYRTMRVGSFGGALDTERQTVFESSVGPAGLRAKATKKIGPSNW is encoded by the coding sequence ATGGACGACCTCTCGCCACCCGAGGCCAAGAGCGTCAGTGCGGGAGTCGAGTACGTCCCGTTCGGCATCCCGGGACTGGACGGTGCCGTCAGAGGTATCCCGACCGGTAGCGCAGTGCTGCTCGCGGGCGCACCCGACGCCGGCAGCCACGCCTTCCTGTACACGAGCCTCGCCTCGCTCGCGCTCGCGAAACACGAGCCGGCGCTGTACCCCCGACGGCTCGGCGACGCGCGCGAGGCGATCCCCGAGCGCGTCAGCTACGTCTCGTTGACTCACGACCGGGAACACATCTACAGCGAACTCGACGCCGTCCTCGACTCCGAGCAGTTCGAGATCCTGACCGACCACCTCACCGTCGCCGACTTCTCCCAGCAGTTCCTCTCGGCCGTCGACGTGCCCGCGTCGCTGTACGACCAGCGCCGCGAGGACGTGCCCGCGCCGACCGAAGACGACGACAGCGGGGTCGCCGGGCTGCTCGACGACGTGACGCTGCCGGACGAGCGCTCGACGGAGACCGACGACGCCGACGACGTGTCCGCCTTGCTCGACGAGATCAGCGAGTACGTCGCCGACAGCGGCGACGACGCGATCCTCGTGATCGACGGGCTCTCGGACCTCCTCCTGGCGACGAACTTCGGGCTCGATCGCAGCGCCGTGCTCGGCTTCCTGCTGGGGTTGCGCGAAGCGGTCGTCGGCTGGGACGGGATCGCCTACGTGGTCTACGAACGCCGGGCCGCCGACGTGCGGAGCGATCCCGACATCCACGGACTGCTCCACGGCTCGGTCTTCTTCTACTCGAACGACCAGGGTCACGACACGTATCGGACCATGCGCGTCGGCTCTTTCGGCGGCGCGCTGGACACCGAACGCCAGACGGTCTTCGAGAGTTCGGTCGGTCCGGCCGGCCTCCGGGCGAAGGCGACCAAGAAGATCGGCCCGTCGAACTGGTAG